One Firmicutes bacterium HGW-Firmicutes-1 genomic window, GGGTTGGTCTCCACAAGTGTCGCTTGAAGATGGCATCGAAAAGACGAAATCTTGGATAAAAGCAACAGACTTAAATAAACTGTAATTTCCATAAAATATTCTAACGTAAGAATTTGCATATATCTATTAATATTTACGATAATATGCCGATATATCATATACAAAAGAATGTAGTATGTTACCGTGAATAGTAGTTATGACAAACAAGGAGGTTATATTATGAAAATTGAGGGTAACGGGTTTGAAGTTAAAACATTTCAACAACCTCAACAAAACAGAACGGATTCTGTAACAGCTAGTGTTGAAGCAGCGCCTGTGGTCAATCAGAGGGCACATCAAGTAGAAGTGATAAAAGCTGCAACGATTGAAGTTGCAGAAATTAGTCAGGCAGAAAATGAACACGAGGTCATTAAAGCAATTGAAAGGGCCAATAAGCATATTCGCTCATTTGATCGAAAACTAGAATTTTCTATCCATGATACAACAAAACAAATCATGGTCAAGGTAATAGATACAGAAAATGACACAGTTATTAGGGAAATTCCATCAGAAAAAATACTTGATATGGTTGCGCATCTCTGGGAAGTGGCGGGTATATTAGTAGACGAAAAGAGATAACTGGAGGTTATATTATGACAACAAATAAGCAAGACATCTACATGTCAAACACAATTATGCAAGCATCCAAGGAAGAACTAACACTCATGTTATACAATGGTGCAATTAAGTTTTGTAATAAAGCTATTATGGCAATCAATGATAACAATATGAATGATGCACA contains:
- a CDS encoding flagellar biosynthesis protein FlaG — its product is MKIEGNGFEVKTFQQPQQNRTDSVTASVEAAPVVNQRAHQVEVIKAATIEVAEISQAENEHEVIKAIERANKHIRSFDRKLEFSIHDTTKQIMVKVIDTENDTVIREIPSEKILDMVAHLWEVAGILVDEKR